One Streptosporangium sp. NBC_01495 DNA window includes the following coding sequences:
- a CDS encoding AAA family ATPase, with amino-acid sequence MVRRTIEASDVESPAQLAGLLDERSYLADEGLVTAAFLALRMGRPLLIEGEAGVGKTELARTLAEVLGAPLIRLQCYEGLDASQALYDWDFARQLLHLKAAEAGGVTDAARLEGEVYDRRFLIARPLLKAIETQPSVLLIDEVDRADVEFEAILLEVLSDFAISVPELGTIRAARPPVVVLTSNRTREVHDALKRRCLYHWLEHPSFEREVAILRRRIPECSGILAEQVATATGRLRTADLIKPPGIAETLDWTEALLALGARELDPDVAAASLGALLKHREDHETVLGNGFFGASRR; translated from the coding sequence GAGGGGCTCGTCACGGCGGCCTTCCTCGCGCTGCGGATGGGCCGCCCGCTGCTGATCGAGGGCGAGGCGGGCGTCGGCAAGACCGAGCTGGCCAGGACCCTCGCCGAGGTGCTCGGGGCGCCGCTGATCCGCCTGCAGTGCTACGAGGGGCTCGACGCCTCCCAGGCGCTCTACGACTGGGACTTCGCCCGCCAGCTCCTGCACCTGAAGGCGGCGGAGGCGGGCGGCGTCACCGACGCCGCCCGGCTGGAGGGCGAGGTCTACGACCGGAGGTTCCTGATCGCCAGGCCGCTGCTGAAGGCGATCGAGACCCAGCCCTCGGTGCTGCTCATCGACGAGGTCGACCGGGCCGACGTGGAGTTCGAGGCGATCCTGCTGGAGGTGCTCTCGGACTTCGCGATCTCCGTCCCCGAACTCGGCACGATCCGCGCCGCGCGGCCGCCGGTGGTCGTGCTGACCTCCAACCGCACCCGCGAGGTGCACGACGCGCTGAAGCGGCGCTGCCTCTACCACTGGCTGGAGCACCCCTCCTTCGAGCGGGAGGTGGCGATCCTGCGCAGGCGGATCCCCGAGTGCTCGGGGATCCTGGCCGAGCAGGTCGCCACGGCGACGGGGCGGCTCCGTACGGCCGACCTGATCAAGCCGCCGGGGATCGCCGAGACCCTCGACTGGACCGAGGCGCTCCTGGCCCTCGGCGCCCGCGAGCTCGACCCCGACGTGGCGGCCGCCTCGCTGGGCGCCCTGCTCAAGCACAGGGAGGACCACGAGACGGTGCTCGGGAACGGATTCTTCGGTGCGTCCCGGCGCTGA